In Horticoccus luteus, the following proteins share a genomic window:
- a CDS encoding HAD family hydrolase has product MRTPRRIKTLFVDIGGVLLTNGWDHPARRRAARHFQLDAAEMEARHHLSFETFEIGRLTLDAYLNRVVFHQPRQFTRAQFRHFLFAQSQPLSDMLALVRALKVRHGLKVVVVSNEARELNAHRIRTFKLTDFVDVFVSSCFVQLRKPDPAIFRLALDLAQTPASETIYLENTALFVDVAAGLGMRGIVHADYASTRVQLAALGLRVDDDREPTRKHR; this is encoded by the coding sequence ATGAGAACGCCGCGCCGGATCAAAACATTGTTCGTCGACATCGGCGGCGTGCTGCTCACCAACGGCTGGGATCATCCCGCGCGCCGGCGCGCCGCCCGGCACTTCCAGCTCGACGCGGCGGAAATGGAGGCGCGGCATCACTTGAGTTTCGAGACCTTCGAGATCGGCCGGCTGACGCTGGACGCCTACTTGAATCGCGTGGTCTTTCACCAACCGCGCCAATTCACCCGCGCGCAATTCCGGCATTTTCTTTTCGCCCAATCGCAACCGCTGTCCGACATGCTCGCTTTGGTTCGCGCGCTGAAAGTCCGCCACGGGCTCAAGGTGGTTGTCGTGAGCAACGAAGCCCGCGAGCTCAATGCGCACCGGATCCGCACCTTTAAGCTCACGGACTTCGTGGACGTGTTTGTCTCCTCCTGCTTCGTGCAGCTCCGGAAGCCCGATCCCGCCATCTTTCGCCTCGCGCTCGACCTCGCCCAAACGCCCGCGAGCGAAACGATCTATCTCGAGAACACCGCCCTCTTCGTCGACGTCGCCGCGGGCCTGGGCATGCGCGGCATCGTGCACGCCGACTATGCGAGCACGCGGGTGCAACTCGCGGCGCTGGGTCTGCGCGTCGACGACGACCGTGAGCCGACTCGTAAACACCGCTAA
- a CDS encoding class I fructose-bisphosphate aldolase: protein MQKSSLNETARALFADGKGLLAMDESTPTCNKRFAQLGIAQTEEMRRAYRELIVTAPGLNESIGGAILYDETIRQKKADGTPFIKILEAAGIIPGIKVDAGAKPLAGHPGEKITEGLDGLRGRLKDYAGMGARFAKWRAVIAIDDQRPSRSALEANAHALARYAALCQEAGLVPIVEPEVLMDGEHTLERCAAVTAEALHVVFDQLHGQRVRLEEMILKPNMVLPGLACPCQPSADEVADATLTCFLRAVPAAVPAIAFLSGGQSAELASARLNEMNVRFQSRAPWAVAFSFARAIQQPALDLWHGDAANVAAAQKALVHRARCNRAARRGDYSAAMEK from the coding sequence ATGCAAAAATCATCATTAAACGAAACGGCGCGCGCCCTCTTCGCGGACGGCAAGGGACTGCTCGCGATGGACGAGAGCACGCCGACCTGCAACAAACGCTTCGCCCAGCTGGGCATCGCCCAGACCGAGGAAATGCGCCGCGCCTACCGGGAATTGATCGTCACCGCGCCGGGACTCAACGAAAGCATCGGCGGCGCTATTCTCTATGATGAGACCATCCGGCAGAAGAAGGCAGACGGCACGCCGTTTATCAAAATCCTCGAAGCCGCGGGAATCATTCCCGGCATCAAAGTCGATGCCGGCGCGAAGCCCCTCGCCGGCCATCCCGGAGAAAAGATCACCGAAGGTCTCGACGGCCTGCGCGGCCGTTTGAAGGACTATGCGGGCATGGGCGCGCGGTTCGCCAAGTGGCGCGCCGTGATCGCGATCGATGATCAACGACCCAGCCGCAGCGCACTCGAAGCCAACGCCCACGCGCTCGCTCGTTACGCCGCGCTGTGTCAGGAAGCGGGCCTCGTCCCGATCGTCGAGCCAGAGGTCTTGATGGACGGCGAGCACACCCTCGAACGCTGCGCCGCCGTGACCGCGGAAGCGCTCCATGTGGTGTTCGACCAACTGCACGGCCAACGCGTGCGACTCGAAGAAATGATCCTGAAACCCAACATGGTGCTGCCCGGTCTTGCCTGCCCGTGCCAACCCTCGGCGGATGAAGTGGCGGATGCGACGCTGACGTGCTTTCTGCGCGCCGTGCCCGCGGCGGTGCCGGCGATCGCGTTTTTGTCCGGCGGCCAATCCGCGGAACTCGCGTCCGCACGGTTGAACGAGATGAACGTGCGTTTCCAATCGCGCGCGCCTTGGGCCGTGGCGTTTTCGTTCGCCCGGGCGATCCAACAACCTGCGTTGGACTTGTGGCACGGCGATGCCGCCAACGTCGCCGCCGCGCAAAAGGCCCTCGTGCATCGCGCCCGTTGCAACCGCGCGGCGCGCCGCGGCGACTACAGCGCGGCCATGGAGAAGTGA
- the rbsK gene encoding ribokinase, translating to MNKPRIVVIGSSNTDMIVRLDRLPRPGETLLGGKFFTAAGGKGANQAVAAARAGGAVTLVAKVGRDLFGDQAVRGFEADGIDVSLVSRDAREPSGVALISVAAGGENSIAVASGANARLSPADIRRARPMIAGADVLLAQLETPLAGVNAAIQWAAAHGVRAILNPAPAQPLPDALLHRVSILTPNETEAELLTGVSITDDASAARAADRLRARGVGTVIITLGARGAWVANAAGQQRIAGFKVKPVDTTGAGDVFNGSLAVALGEGQPLLDAVRWAGAAAAVSVTKQGAQPSAPSRRAIEALLRRGSP from the coding sequence ATGAACAAACCGCGCATCGTCGTCATCGGCAGTTCCAACACCGACATGATCGTCCGGCTCGACCGCTTGCCGCGGCCGGGCGAGACACTCCTCGGCGGCAAGTTTTTTACGGCCGCAGGCGGCAAGGGCGCCAACCAAGCGGTGGCCGCGGCGCGGGCGGGCGGCGCCGTGACGTTGGTCGCCAAGGTGGGGCGCGATCTCTTCGGCGATCAAGCCGTCCGCGGTTTCGAGGCCGACGGGATCGACGTGAGTCTCGTGAGCCGCGACGCGCGCGAGCCGTCGGGTGTGGCGCTCATCTCCGTCGCCGCCGGCGGAGAGAACAGCATCGCCGTCGCGAGCGGGGCCAACGCGCGTCTTTCGCCCGCCGATATCCGACGCGCACGGCCGATGATCGCCGGCGCCGACGTGCTGCTCGCCCAATTGGAAACGCCGCTTGCCGGTGTGAATGCGGCCATTCAGTGGGCGGCGGCGCACGGCGTGCGCGCGATCCTGAATCCCGCGCCCGCTCAACCGCTGCCCGATGCGCTCTTGCACCGGGTTTCCATTCTCACGCCGAATGAAACCGAGGCGGAGCTGCTGACCGGCGTGTCCATCACCGACGATGCGAGTGCGGCTCGGGCGGCGGACCGTCTGCGGGCGCGCGGCGTCGGGACTGTGATCATCACGCTGGGCGCCCGCGGCGCCTGGGTCGCGAATGCCGCCGGCCAGCAGCGGATCGCGGGCTTCAAGGTGAAGCCGGTCGACACCACCGGGGCGGGCGATGTTTTCAACGGAAGCCTCGCGGTGGCGCTGGGTGAAGGGCAGCCACTCCTCGACGCCGTGCGCTGGGCCGGGGCCGCCGCGGCGGTTTCCGTCACCAAGCAAGGCGCCCAGCCCTCCGCGCCGTCGCGGCGCGCGATCGAGGCGTTGCTACGCCGGGGCAGCCCGTAA
- a CDS encoding MFS transporter encodes MKFKLRGLRWHIAGLLCLASGLNYLDRQTLSVLAQTIQDELGLTTIQYSHITSAFLVSYTIMYAVSGRLVDFLGTRRSFLIFVSGWSVANMLHFFARTATQFSVFRFLLGATESGNFPAGVKAVTEWFPLRERALAIGIFNSGTAVGAALAAPMVALVALHWGWRSAFIAGGVLGLVWLVLWTVLYRQPRDHPLLSAEELALIEEGTPPPAVRPRVSIRRLLATRQAWGCILARVLTDPISYFFIFWTPKFLQQERGFNLAELGLYSWIPFVAAAVGNLAGGAVPAALIRHGWTLNRARKGVMLIASCLMPVCCLLITQVASPALAVALISIAMFSHGAWANMTLPAEVLPNHVIGSVSGFAGALGGVAGIGTQLAIGWTVQNVSFTPVFAVCAFVHLVAFVVVCALIGRLGVIRTIEPIAVRAAS; translated from the coding sequence ATGAAATTCAAACTCCGCGGGCTGCGTTGGCATATTGCAGGCCTGCTTTGCCTCGCCTCCGGGCTCAACTACCTGGACCGGCAAACGCTTTCGGTGCTGGCGCAAACCATCCAGGACGAACTCGGGCTGACCACGATTCAATATTCGCACATCACGTCGGCGTTTCTCGTCAGCTATACAATTATGTATGCCGTGAGCGGGCGGTTGGTCGACTTCCTCGGCACGCGACGCTCGTTTCTGATCTTCGTCTCTGGTTGGTCGGTGGCGAACATGCTGCATTTCTTCGCGCGCACCGCGACGCAGTTTTCGGTTTTCCGCTTCCTGCTCGGGGCCACCGAGTCGGGTAACTTTCCCGCGGGCGTCAAGGCGGTGACGGAATGGTTCCCGTTGCGGGAACGCGCGCTCGCGATCGGTATTTTCAACTCGGGCACAGCGGTGGGCGCCGCGCTCGCCGCGCCGATGGTTGCGCTCGTGGCGCTGCACTGGGGCTGGCGGTCGGCGTTCATCGCCGGCGGCGTGCTCGGGCTGGTCTGGCTGGTGTTGTGGACGGTCCTCTACCGCCAGCCGCGCGATCACCCGTTGCTCAGTGCCGAGGAGCTGGCACTGATCGAGGAAGGCACGCCGCCGCCCGCCGTGCGACCGCGCGTGTCGATCAGGAGACTGCTGGCGACGCGTCAGGCGTGGGGCTGCATTCTGGCCCGCGTGCTGACGGATCCGATTTCATATTTCTTCATTTTCTGGACGCCGAAATTCCTCCAACAGGAACGCGGCTTCAATCTGGCGGAACTCGGTTTATATAGCTGGATCCCTTTCGTCGCCGCCGCGGTGGGCAACCTCGCCGGCGGTGCCGTGCCCGCGGCTCTGATCCGGCACGGCTGGACGCTCAACCGCGCCCGTAAAGGCGTCATGCTGATCGCTTCCTGCCTGATGCCGGTCTGTTGCCTGTTGATAACGCAGGTCGCCAGCCCGGCGCTCGCGGTGGCGCTGATCAGCATCGCGATGTTCAGTCACGGCGCGTGGGCCAACATGACGTTGCCCGCGGAAGTTTTGCCCAATCACGTCATCGGTTCGGTGTCGGGTTTCGCGGGGGCGCTCGGTGGCGTCGCGGGCATCGGCACGCAACTCGCGATCGGCTGGACGGTGCAGAACGTGTCGTTCACGCCCGTCTTCGCCGTGTGCGCGTTCGTGCATCTGGTGGCGTTTGTCGTGGTCTGCGCCCTGATCGGCCGGCTGGGTGTGATTCGAACGATCGAGCCCATCGCGGTGCGCGCGGCGAGCTGA
- a CDS encoding N-acetylglucosamine-6-phosphate deacetylase, protein MRISFPGLVDLQVNGFAGIDFNTPGRPPEQLATAFAAMRTRGVTRCLPTLITSSFERFAACARALAACNDPAIAGLHMEGPYLSPIDGARGAHPLAHVIPPSLDDFLRRQDAAGGRIVLVTLAPEVPGALALIEALAARGIRVAVGHTLAGREQIRDAVSAGATLSTHLGNGCPAQLPRHPNVIWEQLAEDGLSASLIVDGHHLPPSVVKSMIRAKGLARSILVTDAVAAACAPPGRYQLSDMEVVLDVTGRVSAAHANHLAGSSLALDTAVANTARFCGLALEEVLPLATTNPARLIGIAPAGQVTAEWNPESCHLTLLHVTGD, encoded by the coding sequence GTGAGAATTTCGTTTCCCGGTCTGGTCGATCTGCAGGTCAACGGCTTCGCTGGAATCGATTTCAACACGCCGGGCCGCCCTCCCGAGCAGCTCGCGACCGCCTTCGCAGCGATGCGCACGCGCGGGGTCACGCGTTGCCTGCCCACGTTGATCACGTCGTCGTTCGAGCGCTTCGCGGCGTGTGCTCGCGCCCTCGCCGCGTGCAACGATCCAGCGATCGCTGGTCTGCACATGGAGGGTCCTTACCTCTCGCCGATCGACGGCGCCCGCGGCGCCCATCCGCTCGCCCATGTGATTCCGCCCTCGCTCGATGATTTTCTCCGCCGGCAGGATGCGGCGGGCGGGCGCATCGTCCTGGTCACGCTCGCGCCGGAAGTGCCGGGCGCGCTCGCGTTGATCGAAGCGCTGGCGGCGCGCGGAATTCGCGTCGCCGTCGGCCACACGCTCGCCGGGCGGGAGCAGATTCGCGACGCGGTGAGCGCGGGCGCGACGTTGTCCACGCATCTGGGCAACGGTTGCCCGGCCCAGCTTCCGCGTCATCCCAACGTGATTTGGGAGCAGCTCGCGGAGGACGGTTTGAGCGCCAGCCTCATCGTCGACGGACATCACCTCCCGCCCTCGGTCGTCAAATCGATGATCCGCGCGAAGGGTCTCGCGCGCTCGATTTTGGTGACGGATGCCGTCGCCGCCGCGTGCGCACCGCCGGGGCGGTATCAGCTCAGCGACATGGAGGTTGTCCTCGACGTCACCGGCCGCGTCTCTGCCGCCCACGCCAATCATCTCGCGGGCTCCTCGCTCGCGTTGGATACCGCCGTCGCCAACACGGCGCGCTTCTGCGGCCTCGCGCTCGAGGAAGTGCTGCCGTTGGCGACCACGAATCCCGCGCGATTGATCGGCATCGCTCCGGCCGGACAGGTCACGGCGGAATGGAATCCTGAGAGCTGTCACTTGACTCTCCTCCACGTCACCGGGGACTGA
- a CDS encoding glucosamine-6-phosphate deaminase — MKLRFFEDKATMGVAAASEAATLIRNAIAARGHARILAATGESQLAFVNALLRETGIAWDKVEMFHLDEYVGLSLDHPASFRRYLLERIIRKTGIQHYHLLDGETDPEKICREVGALLAAAPIDVAFAGIGENGHLAFNDPPADFVTEQPYHVVKLDEACRRQQVGEGWFKTLADVPERAISISVRQLLKANAIVVFVPDARKAPAVQRCLEGPVSPLAPASILRTHPAATLYLEPASASLLQRRPVTGDEFPP, encoded by the coding sequence ATGAAACTCCGCTTTTTCGAAGACAAAGCCACGATGGGCGTCGCCGCTGCCAGTGAGGCGGCCACGCTCATTCGCAACGCGATCGCTGCGCGCGGCCACGCCCGCATCCTCGCCGCCACGGGCGAATCGCAACTCGCATTCGTCAATGCGCTGCTGCGCGAGACCGGCATCGCCTGGGACAAGGTGGAGATGTTTCACCTCGATGAATACGTGGGCCTCAGCCTCGATCATCCGGCGAGTTTCCGGCGCTATCTCCTCGAGCGGATCATTCGGAAAACGGGCATCCAGCATTATCACCTGCTCGACGGGGAAACGGACCCGGAGAAGATTTGCCGAGAAGTCGGGGCGTTGCTCGCGGCCGCGCCGATCGACGTGGCGTTTGCCGGCATCGGCGAAAACGGTCACCTCGCCTTCAACGACCCGCCGGCCGACTTTGTGACGGAGCAACCGTATCACGTGGTGAAACTGGATGAAGCATGCCGGCGGCAGCAGGTGGGTGAGGGCTGGTTCAAAACGCTCGCCGACGTGCCCGAACGCGCGATCTCGATCTCCGTGCGGCAATTGCTCAAGGCGAACGCCATCGTCGTTTTCGTGCCCGATGCGCGCAAAGCCCCCGCGGTGCAGCGTTGCCTCGAGGGTCCGGTGAGCCCGCTCGCGCCGGCTTCCATCTTGCGCACGCATCCGGCGGCGACGCTCTACCTCGAACCCGCGTCGGCCTCGCTGCTGCAACGCCGACCCGTCACCGGAGACGAATTTCCGCCGTGA
- a CDS encoding CopD family copper resistance protein — protein sequence MASYYGIILTVHLLCAITFIGAVFFEVLVIEPLEKRLPRELSQLLATEIPRRVRGFMPVIVGLLFLTGGAMFWVRFANQPDFFHTRFGILLTTKVVLAFGVLGIFVAAIRASFKGTMDLCRFRYTHRIVAVLMLAIVILAKAMFYL from the coding sequence ATGGCCTCCTACTACGGCATCATCCTTACTGTTCATTTGCTGTGCGCGATCACGTTCATCGGGGCGGTGTTCTTCGAAGTGTTGGTCATCGAGCCGTTGGAGAAACGGCTCCCGCGGGAATTGTCGCAGCTGCTGGCCACAGAAATTCCGCGGCGTGTTCGTGGCTTCATGCCGGTGATCGTCGGCCTCTTGTTTCTGACGGGCGGGGCGATGTTTTGGGTGCGGTTCGCGAATCAGCCGGACTTTTTCCACACGCGTTTCGGGATTTTGCTGACGACCAAAGTCGTGCTGGCGTTCGGGGTGCTGGGAATCTTCGTTGCCGCGATCCGCGCTTCATTCAAAGGCACGATGGATTTGTGCCGCTTCCGCTATACGCACCGCATCGTCGCCGTCCTCATGCTCGCGATCGTGATTCTGGCCAAAGCAATGTTTTATCTGTGA
- a CDS encoding TlpA family protein disulfide reductase, with the protein MNAALRKVCRWATLVLTSALFSLGAAAAPELRIFNSHSFTEIREAAKGRPVVVAFWSTTCAPCAHELGLLARLQQEFPRVKVVLIAADPPELKPKVAQLLRHAATGAAELWQFNEESEDRLRYSVDHAWRGELPRAYFIGTDGTMITRSGVPDEAWSADWFRREAAAPAASVTAPAAAPAPAPTPAS; encoded by the coding sequence ATGAATGCCGCTCTGCGAAAGGTTTGCCGTTGGGCCACGCTGGTTTTGACCAGCGCGCTCTTTTCTCTCGGTGCGGCTGCCGCTCCCGAATTGCGGATTTTTAATTCTCACAGCTTCACGGAAATCCGCGAAGCGGCGAAAGGCCGGCCGGTGGTCGTCGCGTTTTGGTCCACGACTTGTGCGCCCTGCGCGCACGAGCTCGGCCTACTCGCTCGCCTGCAACAGGAGTTTCCGCGCGTGAAAGTGGTGCTCATCGCCGCTGACCCGCCGGAATTGAAACCAAAGGTGGCGCAGTTGCTCCGTCACGCCGCGACGGGCGCGGCCGAACTCTGGCAATTTAACGAAGAGTCCGAGGACCGGTTGCGCTACTCGGTGGACCACGCGTGGCGCGGCGAGTTGCCGCGGGCGTATTTCATCGGCACCGACGGGACAATGATCACGCGCAGTGGCGTGCCCGATGAAGCGTGGTCCGCGGATTGGTTTCGGCGCGAAGCTGCGGCGCCCGCCGCTTCGGTAACGGCGCCCGCTGCCGCACCGGCGCCGGCACCCACTCCGGCGTCGTAG
- a CDS encoding sialidase family protein: MRTLLVSLLACGLVAVSRGAEAPMHHHGAMNPAQTELGADAAFDAHGALWVVAKISGHIAVRQSADFGRSWSNPVLVTPLPETTDAGGDARPKIALGPKSEIYVTWTKPLAKPYTGEVKFSRSLDGGRTFTPPVIVHHDRQEITHRFDALTVNARGQVFVAWIDKRDGVRAAAEGKSYRGAAIYFAVSDDQGATFRGDFKVADHSCECCRIALVAEPDGNVRAMWRHVFAPDIRDHAVATLHADGTVSEMARATFDNWHIDACPHHGPGLAEDGAGDWHAVWFSGAPQSLGVFYGRLRAGAVEGQQRVGGETAEHAAVAASGKRVAVAWKAFDGQHTRLRSMSSNDGGRTWTESELGSTSGASGHPAVLTFAGHFYVLWNTQNESLTLVALP; this comes from the coding sequence ATGCGAACTCTACTTGTCTCATTGCTCGCCTGCGGGCTCGTGGCCGTCAGTCGCGGGGCCGAAGCGCCGATGCATCATCACGGTGCGATGAATCCGGCGCAGACCGAGCTGGGCGCCGACGCCGCGTTTGATGCGCACGGCGCGCTCTGGGTGGTCGCGAAGATTAGCGGGCACATCGCCGTGCGGCAATCCGCTGACTTCGGCCGCTCGTGGTCAAATCCCGTGCTGGTCACACCGCTGCCCGAAACGACCGACGCTGGCGGGGATGCGCGACCGAAAATCGCGCTCGGGCCCAAGAGCGAGATTTACGTGACGTGGACGAAGCCGCTCGCGAAGCCTTACACGGGCGAGGTGAAATTCTCCCGTTCGCTGGATGGCGGCCGGACGTTCACGCCGCCCGTCATCGTGCATCACGACCGTCAGGAAATCACCCATCGCTTCGATGCGTTGACGGTCAACGCCCGAGGCCAGGTGTTCGTGGCGTGGATCGACAAGCGCGACGGCGTGCGCGCGGCCGCGGAAGGGAAGTCCTATCGCGGCGCCGCGATCTACTTCGCCGTTTCCGACGATCAAGGCGCCACGTTTCGCGGAGACTTCAAAGTTGCGGACCACAGTTGCGAATGCTGCCGGATCGCGCTCGTCGCCGAGCCCGATGGCAATGTGCGCGCGATGTGGCGGCACGTGTTTGCGCCCGATATTCGCGATCACGCGGTCGCCACGCTGCACGCGGATGGCACCGTCTCGGAGATGGCGCGGGCGACCTTCGACAACTGGCATATCGATGCCTGCCCGCACCATGGCCCGGGACTCGCGGAAGACGGGGCCGGTGATTGGCACGCGGTCTGGTTTAGCGGCGCGCCGCAGAGCCTGGGCGTCTTCTATGGCCGGCTGCGAGCGGGTGCGGTTGAAGGCCAGCAGCGGGTGGGCGGAGAAACCGCTGAGCATGCCGCCGTGGCCGCGAGCGGGAAACGCGTTGCGGTGGCGTGGAAGGCGTTCGACGGCCAACACACGCGCCTTCGGAGTATGAGTTCCAACGACGGCGGTCGCACGTGGACCGAGTCCGAACTTGGCTCGACATCCGGCGCATCGGGTCATCCCGCCGTGCTGACCTTCGCCGGCCACTTCTATGTGCTGTGGAACACGCAAAACGAATCACTGACGTTGGTCGCCCTCCCATGA
- a CDS encoding TonB-dependent receptor: MKTFIILPLALFNAVSAFAQTTAPANTPPAGDVTTLDPITVTGTRERALLSETPASIGTVSADSVRETAPLHPGQILGQIPGVAIAVTNGEGHTTAIRQPFTTSPVYLFLEDGIPIRATGFFNHNALYEVNLPMAGGIEVVRGPGTALYGSDAIGGIINVLSRAPVSYAHGDLSGEYGSFGSWRGLASGGSALGERGAFQADLNATHTDGWRDRTAYDRRSANLRFDQTVGRDDTLKTLVAVSHIAQQTGANSPLPLADYLHNPTLNRLPIAYRNVSAVRISTEYEHHAGDNLLSFIPYFRDDAMELNGSYNLSFDPRIERTHNVSYGLMAKWRRKFIPGRTRLIAGIDFDYSPGSRQEDNLLVTRTGSGATAIYSDYRFGTRIYDYRVTFQSLSPYVHTEFSPTARLRLTAGLRYDLLDFAMSNHLPSGTVAANVLGATKYYGQIAADDRSFSRASPKLGATYTLTPHLHLYTSYNFGFRVPSESQLYRAGNDSSAANAQEKARLGLALQPIKARQFELGVRGEVGAWSYNLVGYDLVKRDDLVSQRDLATNVTVNVNAGRTDHRGVEAGLGGPLMPGLRIDTALSYSNQRYINWATSAANYSGHDIEAAPHVLANTRLTWRPAGGAMVQLEWVRVGAYWLEASNSPAYGKYPGHDLLNLRATYAFNRRVTLFGRLMNATNKRFADSASVSSSTPVFSPGLPRAAYGGVEVKW, encoded by the coding sequence ATGAAAACCTTTATTATTCTCCCGCTTGCCCTCTTCAACGCAGTCTCCGCTTTCGCACAGACCACTGCTCCCGCCAATACGCCGCCTGCCGGCGATGTTACCACGCTCGATCCGATCACGGTCACGGGCACCCGCGAACGGGCTCTGCTTTCGGAAACGCCAGCGTCCATCGGCACCGTGTCGGCCGATAGCGTGCGCGAGACCGCCCCGCTGCACCCGGGCCAGATTCTCGGCCAGATTCCCGGCGTGGCCATCGCCGTGACGAACGGCGAAGGCCACACGACCGCCATTCGTCAGCCGTTCACCACGAGTCCGGTTTACCTCTTTCTCGAAGACGGCATTCCGATTCGCGCGACGGGTTTCTTTAACCACAACGCGCTCTACGAGGTGAACCTGCCGATGGCCGGCGGCATCGAGGTCGTGCGCGGCCCGGGCACCGCCCTTTACGGTTCCGACGCGATTGGCGGTATCATCAACGTCCTGTCGCGCGCGCCCGTGTCTTACGCACACGGCGATCTCAGTGGTGAATACGGCTCGTTCGGGAGCTGGCGCGGCCTGGCGAGCGGCGGCAGCGCGCTCGGCGAACGCGGCGCCTTCCAGGCTGACCTCAACGCCACGCACACCGATGGCTGGCGCGACCGCACAGCCTACGACCGTCGGAGCGCGAATCTGCGTTTCGACCAAACCGTGGGGCGCGATGATACGCTCAAGACCTTGGTCGCCGTGTCCCACATTGCGCAACAGACCGGCGCGAATTCCCCGCTCCCGCTGGCCGACTATTTGCACAACCCCACGCTCAACCGACTGCCCATCGCGTATCGCAACGTGAGCGCGGTGCGGATTTCCACGGAATACGAGCATCACGCCGGCGACAATCTCCTCTCGTTCATTCCCTATTTCCGCGACGACGCGATGGAGTTGAACGGCAGCTACAACCTCAGCTTCGACCCCCGAATCGAGCGCACGCACAACGTCTCCTACGGCCTCATGGCGAAGTGGCGGCGAAAATTCATTCCCGGGCGCACGCGATTGATCGCCGGCATCGATTTTGACTATAGTCCGGGCTCGCGGCAGGAGGACAACCTCCTCGTCACGCGAACCGGCAGCGGTGCGACCGCAATTTACAGCGACTATCGTTTCGGCACGCGGATTTATGACTACCGGGTGACGTTCCAGAGTTTGTCGCCTTATGTGCATACGGAGTTTTCGCCGACGGCCCGCCTTCGCCTCACCGCCGGCTTGCGTTACGACCTGCTCGATTTCGCAATGAGCAACCACCTGCCGTCCGGAACGGTGGCGGCAAACGTCCTCGGCGCGACCAAGTATTACGGTCAGATCGCCGCGGACGATCGGAGTTTCTCACGGGCGAGCCCGAAGTTGGGCGCTACTTATACGCTCACGCCGCATCTCCATCTTTATACGTCGTATAATTTCGGTTTTCGCGTCCCCTCCGAGAGTCAGCTCTATCGCGCCGGCAACGACAGCAGCGCCGCCAACGCGCAGGAGAAAGCCCGGCTCGGGCTCGCGCTCCAACCGATCAAGGCGCGACAATTCGAGCTCGGCGTGCGTGGCGAAGTGGGCGCGTGGTCCTACAACCTGGTCGGCTACGATCTCGTGAAGCGCGACGATCTCGTCAGCCAGCGCGATCTCGCCACCAACGTCACGGTCAACGTCAACGCCGGCCGCACCGATCACCGCGGCGTCGAGGCGGGGCTCGGTGGGCCGCTGATGCCGGGACTAAGGATCGACACGGCGCTGTCGTATTCCAATCAGCGCTATATTAACTGGGCGACGAGTGCGGCGAATTACAGCGGCCACGACATCGAAGCCGCCCCGCACGTGCTCGCCAACACCCGCCTCACCTGGCGGCCGGCGGGCGGAGCGATGGTGCAGCTCGAGTGGGTGCGTGTCGGGGCGTATTGGCTGGAGGCGAGCAATTCGCCCGCCTATGGCAAATATCCCGGCCACGACTTGCTCAACCTCCGCGCCACGTATGCGTTCAACCGGCGCGTCACGCTGTTTGGTCGTCTCATGAACGCCACAAACAAGCGTTTCGCCGACAGCGCTTCGGTTTCCTCCAGCACACCTGTTTTCAGCCCGGGACTGCCACGCGCGGCCTATGGCGGGGTCGAAGTGAAATGGTAA